A single region of the Ctenopharyngodon idella isolate HZGC_01 chromosome 21, HZGC01, whole genome shotgun sequence genome encodes:
- the miga2 gene encoding mitoguardin 2 isoform X2, with protein sequence MSFRSAEGMSIMQALAMTVAEIPVFLYSTFGQSIFSQLKLSPSLKKVLFATALGSVALALTAHQLKRRGRKRKQVASKEAQKPVGIPEQLLRTSRPASLKRGPVPGRQMMSPSTRSNDTFSGVSSLAQSKHSSSSHSIASMRVPSSPNQSVNTGMPWEAEPVAEEAGVGEDANAENLYLMGMELFEEALRKWELALNIRHKAHSGASGSSSLAPQGSELVERHSPELQNHQFAEKLESLLHRAYHLQEDFGSTIPPDSLLADLVGSSYPIQDDDATTVTSDDSFFSAAELFETFSLEDTYHPLKPAALYEEALSLVRDGDVACRSLRTELLECYSDQDFLAKLHCVRQAFQVLLLDERHRIFFMETGKRMISGLLAKANKSPKAFLESYDDMLQYTQKEETWPVTKMELEGRGVVCMNFFDIVLDFILMDAFEDLESPPSSVVAVLRNRWLSDSFKETALATACWSVLKAKRRLLMVPDGFIAHFYAISEHVSPVLAFGFLGPRQHLSEVCTIFKQQIVQYLKDMFDHDKVRFTSVPSLAEDILSLSHRRADILVGYLGIDSLPETNGALPKSPCQDNSGHPDVSGQQD encoded by the exons ATGTCATTCAGAAGTGCCGAGGGCATGTCCATCATGCAGGCCTTAGCCATGACCGTGGCTGAGATCCCTGTGTTCCTGTATTCTACCTTTGGACAG tCTATTTTCTCTCAGCTGAAGCTGAGTCCTAGTCTGAAGAAGGTGCTGTTCGCCACGGCACTGGGCAGCGTCGCTCTGGCACTGACCGCACATCAGTTAAAGAGGCGGGGCAGGAAGAGGAAGCAGGTGGCCAGTAAAGAAGCACAGAAACCTGTGGGCATCCCAGAACAGCTGCTCCGAACCAGCCGGCCGGCCTCGCTCAAGAGAG GTCCGGTTCCAGGGCGGCAGATGATGAGTCCCAGCACCCGCAGTAATGACACGTTCAGCGGCGTCTCGTCTCTCGCACAAAGCAAACACTCCAGCTCTTCGCACAGCATCGCCTCT ATGCGAGTCCCCTCCTCTCCCAACCAATCAGTAAACACTGGGATGCCGTGGGAGGCGGAGCCAGTGGCGGAGGAGGCGGGAGTTGGAGAGGATGCCAATGCTGAGAACCTGTAtctcatgg GTATGGAGCTTTTTGAGGAAGCTCTTCGGAAGTGGGAACTGGCTTTAAACATCAGACACAAAGCTCACTCCGGTGCATCGGGCTCTAGCAGTCTCGCCCCGCAAGGATCAGAACTCGTTGAGCGTCATTCG CCTGAACTTCAGAATCATCAGTTTGCGGAGAAGCTGGAATCTCTGCTGCACCGAGCCTACCATCTACAGGAAGACTTCGGCAGCACCATCCCTCCTGACAGCCTGCTCGCTGATCTGG TGGGAAGCTCTTATCCAATCCAAGACGACGATGCCACGACAGTCACGTCGGACGACTCGTTTTTCTCCGCCGCTGAG TTGTTTGAGACGTTCTCACTAGAGGACACGTATCATCCGCTGAAGCCGGCAGCTCTGTACGAAGAAGCCCTGAGTTTAGTGAGAGATGGAGACGTGGCCTGCAGATCACTGAG AACTGAACTCCTGGAGTGTTACAGCGATCAGGACTTCCTTGCCAAACTGCACTGCGTTCGACAGGCCTTCCAG GTGCTGCTGCTGGATGAGAGACACAGAATATTCTTCATGGAAACAGGGAAGCGGATGATATCTGGACTCCTGGCCAAAGCCAACAAG AGTCCAAAGGCGTTTCTGGAGAGTTATGATGACATGTTGCAGTACACGCAGAAAGAGGAGACGTGGCCGGTCACCAAGATGGAGCTGGAAGGACGAGGG GTGGTCTGTATGAACTTCTTTGACATTGTGCTGGACTTTATCCTGATGGATGCGTTTGAAGATCTGGAAAGTCCTCCGTCTTCAGTGGTCGCGGTTCTGAGGAACCGATGGCTCTCGGATAGTTTCAAGGAGACG GCATTGGCTACAGCCTGTTGGTCTGTCTTAAAAGCCAAAAGGAGACTGCTAATG GTCCCTGACGGTTTCATTGCCCATTTCTATGCCATCTCCGAACATGTGAGTCCAGTATTGGCTTTCGGGTTTCTGGGCCCCCGACAGCACCTCAGTGAGGTGTGCACCATATTCAAG CAACAGATCGTGCAGTATCTGAAGGACATGTTTGACCATGATAAGGTGCGTTTCACATCCGTCCCGTCTCTGGCCGAAGACATCCTCAGTCTGTCCCACAGACGGGCGGATATCCTAGTGGGTTACCTGGGCATTGACAGTCTACCTGAGACCAATGGAGCTCTACCCAAGAGCCCTTGCCAAGACAACAGCGGTCATCCGGACGTCAGTGGACAGCAAGACTGA
- the miga2 gene encoding mitoguardin 2 isoform X1 produces the protein MSFRSAEGMSIMQALAMTVAEIPVFLYSTFGQSIFSQLKLSPSLKKVLFATALGSVALALTAHQLKRRGRKRKQVASKEAQKPVGIPEQLLRTSRPASLKRGPVPGRQMMSPSTRSNDTFSGVSSLAQSKHSSSSHSIASMRVPSSPNQSVNTGMPWEAEPVAEEAGVGEDANAENLYLMGMELFEEALRKWELALNIRHKAHSGASGSSSLAPQGSELVERHSPELQNHQFAEKLESLLHRAYHLQEDFGSTIPPDSLLADLESEGTLILPTVGSSYPIQDDDATTVTSDDSFFSAAELFETFSLEDTYHPLKPAALYEEALSLVRDGDVACRSLRTELLECYSDQDFLAKLHCVRQAFQVLLLDERHRIFFMETGKRMISGLLAKANKSPKAFLESYDDMLQYTQKEETWPVTKMELEGRGVVCMNFFDIVLDFILMDAFEDLESPPSSVVAVLRNRWLSDSFKETALATACWSVLKAKRRLLMVPDGFIAHFYAISEHVSPVLAFGFLGPRQHLSEVCTIFKQQIVQYLKDMFDHDKVRFTSVPSLAEDILSLSHRRADILVGYLGIDSLPETNGALPKSPCQDNSGHPDVSGQQD, from the exons ATGTCATTCAGAAGTGCCGAGGGCATGTCCATCATGCAGGCCTTAGCCATGACCGTGGCTGAGATCCCTGTGTTCCTGTATTCTACCTTTGGACAG tCTATTTTCTCTCAGCTGAAGCTGAGTCCTAGTCTGAAGAAGGTGCTGTTCGCCACGGCACTGGGCAGCGTCGCTCTGGCACTGACCGCACATCAGTTAAAGAGGCGGGGCAGGAAGAGGAAGCAGGTGGCCAGTAAAGAAGCACAGAAACCTGTGGGCATCCCAGAACAGCTGCTCCGAACCAGCCGGCCGGCCTCGCTCAAGAGAG GTCCGGTTCCAGGGCGGCAGATGATGAGTCCCAGCACCCGCAGTAATGACACGTTCAGCGGCGTCTCGTCTCTCGCACAAAGCAAACACTCCAGCTCTTCGCACAGCATCGCCTCT ATGCGAGTCCCCTCCTCTCCCAACCAATCAGTAAACACTGGGATGCCGTGGGAGGCGGAGCCAGTGGCGGAGGAGGCGGGAGTTGGAGAGGATGCCAATGCTGAGAACCTGTAtctcatgg GTATGGAGCTTTTTGAGGAAGCTCTTCGGAAGTGGGAACTGGCTTTAAACATCAGACACAAAGCTCACTCCGGTGCATCGGGCTCTAGCAGTCTCGCCCCGCAAGGATCAGAACTCGTTGAGCGTCATTCG CCTGAACTTCAGAATCATCAGTTTGCGGAGAAGCTGGAATCTCTGCTGCACCGAGCCTACCATCTACAGGAAGACTTCGGCAGCACCATCCCTCCTGACAGCCTGCTCGCTGATCTGG AGAGTGAAGGAACGCTGATTCTGCCCACAGTGGGAAGCTCTTATCCAATCCAAGACGACGATGCCACGACAGTCACGTCGGACGACTCGTTTTTCTCCGCCGCTGAG TTGTTTGAGACGTTCTCACTAGAGGACACGTATCATCCGCTGAAGCCGGCAGCTCTGTACGAAGAAGCCCTGAGTTTAGTGAGAGATGGAGACGTGGCCTGCAGATCACTGAG AACTGAACTCCTGGAGTGTTACAGCGATCAGGACTTCCTTGCCAAACTGCACTGCGTTCGACAGGCCTTCCAG GTGCTGCTGCTGGATGAGAGACACAGAATATTCTTCATGGAAACAGGGAAGCGGATGATATCTGGACTCCTGGCCAAAGCCAACAAG AGTCCAAAGGCGTTTCTGGAGAGTTATGATGACATGTTGCAGTACACGCAGAAAGAGGAGACGTGGCCGGTCACCAAGATGGAGCTGGAAGGACGAGGG GTGGTCTGTATGAACTTCTTTGACATTGTGCTGGACTTTATCCTGATGGATGCGTTTGAAGATCTGGAAAGTCCTCCGTCTTCAGTGGTCGCGGTTCTGAGGAACCGATGGCTCTCGGATAGTTTCAAGGAGACG GCATTGGCTACAGCCTGTTGGTCTGTCTTAAAAGCCAAAAGGAGACTGCTAATG GTCCCTGACGGTTTCATTGCCCATTTCTATGCCATCTCCGAACATGTGAGTCCAGTATTGGCTTTCGGGTTTCTGGGCCCCCGACAGCACCTCAGTGAGGTGTGCACCATATTCAAG CAACAGATCGTGCAGTATCTGAAGGACATGTTTGACCATGATAAGGTGCGTTTCACATCCGTCCCGTCTCTGGCCGAAGACATCCTCAGTCTGTCCCACAGACGGGCGGATATCCTAGTGGGTTACCTGGGCATTGACAGTCTACCTGAGACCAATGGAGCTCTACCCAAGAGCCCTTGCCAAGACAACAGCGGTCATCCGGACGTCAGTGGACAGCAAGACTGA